One stretch of Glycine soja cultivar W05 chromosome 7, ASM419377v2, whole genome shotgun sequence DNA includes these proteins:
- the LOC114419876 gene encoding myb family transcription factor PHL8-like — protein sequence MDLQNVQNHSMMRLVLSTDAKPRLKWTPELHQRFTEAINQLGGAERATPKSLMRVMGIPGLTLYHLKSHLQKYRLGKSQPLETCSDNKQQGYCEIQNSDGHFSKEISIGTQNQMTESLKIAEALQMQMEVQRKLNEQIEVQKHLQRRIEAQGKYLQSVLTKAHEALARHSSSTTGMELAKAELYQLESIINNACPDSPLSELTETRGLSLNCGERKQDRGTMCSLESSLTSSESSEQHTMDEAENPQKFNGVSVELPLMSIHPEEDKAFKGDTSDGRKRSAATDSDHCVDQPCGNKLRKSEVSEMLDLNCQYQRDIDSSVKEIDLNFSSSF from the exons atggaTCTGCAAAATGTGCAAAACCATAGCATGATGCGTTTGGTTCTGTCCACTGATGCCAAGCCTAGGCTGAAATGGACTCCTGAGCTTCACCAACGGTTCACTGAAGCTATTAATCAGCTTGGAGGTGCAGAAA GGGCAACTCCAAAGAGTCTTATGAGAGTGATGGGGATTCCAGGGCTCACTTTGTACCACCTCAAGAGCCATTTACAG AAATATAGGCTTGGGAAAAGCCAACCGCTAGAAACCTGTTCTGACAACAAGCAACAAG GTTACTGTGAAATCCAGAACAGTGATGGTCATTTCAGCAAGGAAATCAGCATTGGGACCCAGAATCAGATGACTGA AAGCTTGAAGATTGCTGAGGCTCTCCAAATGCAAATGGAAGTACAAAGAAAACTCAATGAACAAATTGAG GTACAAAAACATTTGCAGCGTAGGATTGAAGCTCAAGGGAAGTACTTACAATCAGTACTAACAAAGGCACATGAAGCACTTGCAAGACACAGTTCTTCCACAACTGGTATGGAACTTGCAAAAGCTGAACTTTATCAGTTAGAGTCAATAATCAACAATGCATGTCCAGACTCTCCCCTTTCAGAACTGACAGAAACAAGAGGGCTCAGTTTGAACTGTGGAGAGAGGAAACAAGACAGAGGAACCATGTGTTCACTTGAAAGCTCTTTGACATCATCTGAAAGCTCTGAACAACACACCATGGATGAGGCAGAAAACCCTCAAAAGTTTAATGGTGTTTCAGTTGAATTGCCATTGATGTCCATTCATCCAGAAGAAGATAAAGCATTCAAGGGAGATACAAGTGATGGTAGAAAGAGAAGTGCAGCAACTGATTCTGATCATTGTGTTGATCAACCTTGTGGAAACAAGTTGAGGAAATCTGAAGTGTCAGAAATGCTTGACTTGAACTGCCAATACCAGAGAGACATTGACTCAAGTGTGAAAGAAATAGATTTAAATTTCAGTTCAAGCTTTTAG